A single Triticum dicoccoides isolate Atlit2015 ecotype Zavitan chromosome 2A, WEW_v2.0, whole genome shotgun sequence DNA region contains:
- the LOC119355253 gene encoding 26S proteasome non-ATPase regulatory subunit 11 homolog, translating into MSSSMESSYLPATTESIAMAQEAKDASKSISILYRVIQDPSSSADALRTKELAITNLTNYLTEESRAEELRNLLTQLRPFFSLIPKAKTAKIVRGIIDAVSKIPGTSDLQISLCKEMVEWTRAEKRTFLRQRVEARLAALLLENQEYTEALTLLTGLIKEVRRLDDKLLLVDIDLLESKLHFSLRNLPKAKASLTAARTAANAIYVPPAQQGTIDLQSGILHAEEKDYKTAYSYFFEAFEAFNALDDPRAIFSLKYMLLCKIMVNQADDVAGIISSKASLKYVGPDVDAMKAVADAYSKRSLKYFETALRDFKAQLEEDPIVHRHLSSLYDTLLEQNLCRLIEPYSRVEIGHVAQMIELAVDDVEKKLSQMILDKKFAGTLDQGAGCLIIFEDQKTEAIFPATLETISNVGKVVDSLYMRSAKIMA; encoded by the coding sequence ATGTCTTCTTCAATGGAGTCATCATACCTTCCTGCTACTACTGAGTCAATTGCAATGGCTCAGGAGGCTAAGGATGCTTCAAAGTCAATTTCGATCCTTTACCGTGTGATTCAAGACCCGTCTTCTTCTGCGGATGCACTGAGAACAAAAGAACTTGCAATTACTAACCTTACAAATTACCTCACTGAAGAGAGCAGAGCTGAGGAGTTGCGAAACCTTTTGACCCAGCTCAGGCCGTTTTTCTCACTGATTCCCAAGGCCAAGACTGCAAAAATTGTCCGTGGAATCATTGATGCTGTTTCCAAGATTCCTGGAACATCTGATCTCCAGATCTCGCTGTGCAAAGAGATGGTGGAATGGACCCGTGCAGAGAAGCGTACATTCCTTAGGCAGCGTGTGGAGGCAAGGTTAGCGGCACTTCTGCTAGAGAATCAAGAGTACACTGAAGCCCTGACTCTCCTGACTGGTCTTATTAAGGAAGTCAGGAGACTTGATGACAAGTTGCTCCTTGTGGACATAGACCTGTTGGAGAGCAAACTCCACTTCTCTCTCAGAAACCTGCCAAAGGCCAAAGCTTCGTTGACTGCTGCAAGGACAGCGGCGAATGCCATctatgttccaccagctcagcagggCACTATTGATCTGCAGAGTGGAATCCTTCACGCAGAAGAAAAGGATTACAAAACTGCTTACAGCTACTTCTTTGAAGCATTTGAAGCTTTCAATGCACTGGATGACCCAAGAGCTATCTTCAGCTTGAAGTACATGCTCTTGTGCAAGATAATGGTTAACCAAGCTGATGATGTTGCTGGAATAATCTCATCTAAGGCTAGCCTAAAATATGTTGGTCCGGATGTTGATGCTATGAAAGCTGTAGCTGATGCCTACTCTAAAAGATCTCTCAAGTACTTTGAAACTGCCCTCCGCGATTTCAAAGCCCAGCTTGAGGAGGACCCTATTGTTCACAGGCATCTTTCCTCTCTGTATGATACCCTCCTGGAGCAGAATCTGTGCAGGTTGATTGAGCCCTACTCGAGAGTGGAGATTGGGCATGTTGCACAGATGATTGAATTGGCGGTTGATGATGTTGAGAAGAAGCTGTCGCAGATGATTCTAGACAAGAAATTTGCTGGTACTCTGGATCAAGGTGCTGGTTGCCTCATTATCTTTGAGGATCAGAAGACAGAGGCCATCTTCCCTGCTACACTGGAAACCATTTCAAATGTCGGAAAGGTCGTGGACAGTCTTTACATGAGGTCGGCCAAGATCatggcttga